In the genome of Massilibacillus massiliensis, one region contains:
- a CDS encoding phage adaptor protein, which produces MLSIETIIKRIREAVHDEREIGYEDETILTCINGGIRFLRRTIKDYRPSMLVESPIIGTLQAGDNYIDLDVIPTKFIDVRINNERINSINMVLIEDLDRKGTPVGYYQTGLSTIHFYPTPNREVSYRILVVGDFKEVGLEDSSPYPNDFDDFLIEYAVIRLGLGNEFNMAQETELMSTIHEQIKKNLLGFDNVANLVSGYFDPLPGTKYNVGGY; this is translated from the coding sequence ATGTTATCAATAGAAACAATTATTAAACGTATACGTGAAGCTGTACATGATGAAAGGGAGATCGGCTACGAGGATGAAACAATTCTTACCTGTATTAATGGTGGTATTCGATTTTTACGTAGAACGATAAAAGATTACAGGCCGTCGATGTTGGTTGAATCTCCAATCATTGGTACCTTGCAAGCAGGAGACAATTATATTGACTTAGATGTGATACCAACAAAATTTATTGATGTACGTATTAACAATGAACGAATAAATTCTATTAATATGGTTCTCATTGAGGACCTAGATAGAAAAGGAACACCGGTAGGATATTATCAAACAGGACTTAGTACGATTCACTTTTATCCAACTCCAAACCGAGAAGTAAGCTATAGGATCCTTGTAGTTGGTGATTTTAAAGAAGTTGGGCTAGAAGATTCTTCACCGTATCCTAATGATTTTGATGACTTTTTAATTGAATATGCCGTTATTAGATTAGGTCTAGGTAATGAGTTTAACATGGCACAGGAAACAGAACTCATGTCTACAATTCATGAACAGATCAAAAAAAATCTTCTAGGTTTCGATAATGTTGCAAATCTAGTTTCTGGTTATTTTGATCCGCTACCTGGAACGAAGTATAACGTTGGAGGTTATTAG
- a CDS encoding LPD38 domain-containing protein, which yields MINEDPNEILNVATGRKIIDDDPDDILNQARAISYDDPRIPETSLWEDVKNGVGKFFTPSQGDPSQALQNLPGADPFYAHDQNNLPYVDRNVNYDPNSVANINKFVLNTAEQLSQYKDKVVDDFSKLQSGNEELQNKVGDVAVPGLDPYYARDQVGQQYSNDSVSNPERITDEYNTLYDTVGNPAGKIAVTPFVPAPVRGVAGALFLPFMAKDMTESLADNMNPVDGSEPSLASATKKTLYDTLVDPVVDPVKRLYEDPKQFAQNIVDDPSRIFTDVFLPGAVGHSVAKGGKALYDKKYGENVDISDSLPEAEPLKASEPKYSNEFIDSLPDASMNEKILDNVSEGSLDINGREGGSVATLIAERTGLPSDWIWAQMNHETGGFGSALAREDHNYAGIKATNPRPGIDPKAPDGGYYRHFDSDAEYANYAARNLEAYREDGLFDAKNIDEFAAALKRGGYFTDNLNVYVNGLKNALEGKASVGGSRQRAPRIEDTSFDSVDIPRNPVEDMSYDLPQDKTNISALGESDIFGRYKDEVTGIENSKKLIPENESLVSEDTGIKKAPTADVTEGLSVDEIKQQLVSGVEDGLVQQRINDFVDKAISSKDYSWMNIREVEPREIKRIKELTGIDVTGYKHNITSDNIRHALMEHGDPAIEHKNWGQVAITDHDIKRIPEIVKQYDEIFPGEERGGVKSVIYKKGFADGTNEYLEVILTGRKVLRIKSMWKKPPARSVPESGNVPTFDSNGLPQKTDSALLPVRSQTSSTDINNIPQNQKLFNGKEYSLSPSGKPGGFSILENMRDGLLDKAYEAVNNGDYQKAYELAKQAGAEDWASAYKSLADTNGGQVPIAPRLEGKPKGNYEGDTVTKKQIIKRAGELFVPVRSGRIGAKDVQGFADHNTGVVRTRDYGDLNTMAHEIGHITDAALGLRSNAGLYDREFVRIVNKRFGEGTYAPEQVRAEGIAEFMKDYLTNETIAKAEFPQYYQKFKEAIAKNPDVYARVNEIKSMINVWNKQSAEARGRSGISYADEMKPTIKERIEKGKIKFVEDWIDDKVGLKTVTESYERATGEKLVTKDDPYKMARLAQNSSVARAQMLVESDRPELVKKSLNNIYGNIINEAVTIKGTLSALDNAMKGKSKDYLKAGNFKNWHEALDSLLVARRQIELHKVNVLDVTLKAQEAVEQAKRKLVEARKERLKVETSQNHPNIFEKNSAVTKFKELEEQAKRELNSTLSELEQAKNKQYKTPIDMKDAEKIINNAPKELHEAAQKIYKYNDNILRILMHSGMVKKVVYDALVKKYKNYVPMARDFADEAGIEKGFGMGSSFGNVRSALKSISEAGSTRQVVSPLESMVKNTYALLNLVERNRVGQTFTRLAESDRVGRLIEEVNGTAATKDSTFSVWVDGEKKVYQTTPEVYRAIMSVNKDSANIITKLLGPPASLLRAGATLMPDFAIKNIMRDTFGAAVFSRYGFRPVVDHAIGLFHMAKQDQLFHEYKASGALMSTMVGLDRNYIQGSLKGLYKKDMAHYWHHYNPVQMLRGFSEALETATRLGEYSRAKSKGVSIEDAALSARDISLDFSKHGVYGKTVNKAVAFFNAGVQEPARIIQAFKEDPAGTSARIGLYITLPSVVLWTMNHDQEWYKELPDYQKNLFWIFKAGDTVCRIPKPFGLGVVFGSLPERTLDWMIDKRPDAMKKWAVAAKDAFVPNFMPTAAAPLLEWVTNYSFFSGRDIVPQKEQKLPDAMQFGPNTSELAKIIGKHFDLSPRKIDNLISGYGAGMANQTLNAADALMGKREYQNPFSKAFVVDPLKSPQSIQDFYEKLNESEKVYNGAKIAKERPSSDDLRNYNRLKAANKIMQNLNKWERKAVQDGDKEKVNELNRRQLRLAQDALSKVR from the coding sequence ATGATAAACGAAGATCCTAATGAAATTTTAAATGTAGCGACGGGGAGAAAAATAATAGATGATGATCCTGATGATATCTTAAATCAAGCTAGAGCCATAAGTTATGATGATCCTCGGATACCAGAGACTTCATTGTGGGAAGATGTAAAGAATGGTGTAGGGAAATTCTTTACTCCAAGCCAAGGTGACCCCAGCCAGGCGCTACAGAATTTACCTGGTGCTGATCCGTTTTATGCTCATGATCAAAATAATTTGCCTTATGTCGATCGCAATGTAAATTATGATCCTAATTCAGTGGCAAACATAAATAAATTTGTGCTAAATACAGCTGAGCAATTAAGCCAATATAAAGATAAAGTTGTAGATGATTTTTCAAAATTGCAATCAGGAAACGAAGAACTTCAAAATAAAGTTGGTGATGTTGCTGTTCCTGGGCTTGATCCTTATTATGCCCGTGATCAAGTAGGACAGCAATATTCTAATGATAGTGTTTCAAATCCTGAACGCATAACAGATGAATATAATACGTTATATGATACGGTTGGGAATCCTGCAGGTAAAATAGCCGTAACCCCGTTTGTACCAGCTCCTGTTCGTGGTGTAGCAGGAGCTTTATTCTTGCCTTTCATGGCAAAGGATATGACTGAATCTCTTGCTGATAATATGAATCCGGTTGACGGTAGTGAGCCATCCCTTGCAAGTGCAACAAAGAAAACACTTTATGATACACTTGTAGATCCTGTTGTGGATCCAGTCAAAAGACTTTACGAAGATCCTAAACAATTTGCTCAAAATATAGTTGACGATCCATCTAGAATTTTTACAGATGTTTTTTTACCTGGCGCAGTTGGGCATAGCGTAGCTAAAGGAGGAAAAGCTCTTTATGATAAAAAGTATGGTGAAAATGTAGATATATCTGATTCATTGCCCGAAGCAGAACCTTTAAAGGCATCAGAACCTAAGTATTCAAATGAATTTATTGATTCACTTCCTGATGCTTCTATGAACGAAAAGATTCTTGATAATGTATCAGAAGGTAGCTTGGATATAAACGGCCGAGAAGGTGGATCTGTTGCAACATTAATTGCTGAGCGCACTGGATTGCCGTCTGATTGGATTTGGGCGCAAATGAATCATGAGACGGGTGGTTTCGGTAGTGCGTTAGCCAGAGAAGATCACAATTATGCTGGTATTAAAGCGACGAATCCAAGACCGGGAATAGATCCAAAAGCACCGGATGGCGGCTATTACAGACATTTTGATTCTGATGCTGAATATGCAAATTATGCCGCAAGAAACTTAGAAGCATATAGAGAAGATGGATTGTTTGATGCGAAAAATATTGATGAATTTGCTGCTGCATTAAAACGTGGAGGATATTTTACTGATAATCTGAATGTATATGTAAACGGCTTGAAAAATGCTTTAGAAGGTAAAGCATCTGTAGGTGGCAGCAGGCAGAGAGCGCCGCGGATTGAAGATACATCTTTTGATTCGGTAGATATACCTAGAAATCCAGTGGAAGATATGTCATATGATTTACCACAGGACAAAACAAATATATCAGCTCTTGGGGAGTCTGATATATTTGGACGTTATAAAGATGAAGTAACCGGAATAGAGAACTCAAAAAAACTTATACCTGAAAATGAATCTTTAGTTTCCGAGGATACGGGTATAAAAAAAGCTCCTACGGCTGATGTGACCGAGGGGCTTAGTGTAGATGAAATTAAACAACAATTAGTTTCTGGAGTTGAAGATGGGTTAGTCCAGCAAAGAATTAATGACTTTGTTGATAAAGCTATTTCTAGTAAAGATTATTCTTGGATGAATATCAGAGAAGTAGAACCACGTGAGATTAAAAGAATAAAAGAACTTACTGGAATTGATGTTACTGGTTACAAGCATAACATAACAAGTGATAATATAAGACATGCGCTTATGGAACATGGCGACCCTGCTATTGAACATAAGAATTGGGGTCAAGTAGCAATTACAGATCATGATATTAAGAGAATACCTGAAATTGTAAAGCAATATGATGAAATTTTTCCTGGTGAGGAAAGAGGCGGTGTTAAGTCTGTAATTTATAAAAAGGGATTCGCTGATGGTACAAACGAATACTTAGAAGTTATTTTAACAGGAAGAAAAGTTCTTCGTATAAAATCAATGTGGAAGAAGCCTCCTGCGCGATCCGTACCGGAATCCGGTAACGTTCCAACGTTCGATTCAAACGGATTACCGCAAAAAACGGATTCCGCTTTACTACCCGTACGCAGTCAGACTTCTTCCACTGATATTAATAATATACCTCAAAATCAAAAATTATTCAATGGCAAAGAATACTCGCTTTCACCGTCTGGCAAACCAGGCGGTTTTTCTATTCTTGAAAATATGCGTGATGGTCTTTTAGATAAGGCGTATGAAGCTGTGAATAATGGCGATTATCAAAAAGCATATGAGTTGGCAAAACAAGCAGGTGCTGAAGATTGGGCCAGTGCTTATAAATCACTTGCTGATACAAATGGTGGTCAAGTGCCAATTGCTCCACGATTAGAGGGGAAGCCTAAAGGCAACTATGAAGGGGATACGGTTACAAAGAAGCAAATTATTAAAAGGGCAGGTGAACTATTTGTTCCTGTTAGAAGTGGGCGCATTGGTGCAAAGGACGTACAAGGCTTTGCTGATCATAATACTGGTGTTGTCCGAACTCGTGATTATGGAGATCTTAACACGATGGCGCATGAAATTGGGCATATTACAGATGCAGCACTCGGTTTGCGTAGTAATGCTGGTTTATATGATAGAGAATTTGTACGCATTGTAAATAAGCGTTTTGGAGAAGGTACATATGCACCGGAACAAGTCAGGGCTGAGGGCATTGCGGAATTTATGAAGGATTATTTAACAAATGAAACTATAGCTAAAGCTGAATTCCCCCAATATTATCAAAAATTCAAAGAAGCTATTGCTAAAAATCCAGATGTTTACGCAAGAGTAAATGAAATAAAATCAATGATCAATGTATGGAATAAGCAATCTGCTGAAGCTCGTGGTCGCAGTGGTATATCTTATGCTGATGAAATGAAACCAACAATAAAAGAGCGTATAGAAAAAGGTAAAATCAAGTTTGTTGAGGATTGGATCGATGATAAAGTCGGATTAAAAACTGTTACTGAAAGTTATGAACGTGCCACCGGTGAAAAACTTGTTACGAAAGATGATCCTTATAAGATGGCAAGATTAGCACAAAATTCATCAGTTGCAAGAGCACAGATGCTTGTTGAAAGTGATCGTCCTGAATTAGTTAAAAAATCACTAAATAATATCTATGGCAATATAATTAATGAAGCTGTAACAATTAAAGGTACCTTATCTGCTTTAGATAACGCTATGAAAGGAAAATCGAAAGATTATCTTAAAGCTGGCAATTTTAAAAACTGGCATGAAGCACTTGATTCACTGTTGGTTGCGCGAAGACAAATAGAATTGCATAAAGTGAATGTTTTAGATGTTACTTTGAAAGCCCAAGAAGCTGTTGAGCAGGCAAAACGAAAATTAGTAGAAGCTAGAAAGGAACGTCTAAAAGTAGAAACTTCTCAAAATCATCCTAATATTTTTGAAAAAAATTCAGCTGTAACTAAATTCAAAGAACTCGAAGAACAAGCAAAGCGCGAATTAAATTCTACGTTATCAGAATTGGAACAGGCGAAAAATAAGCAATATAAAACTCCGATTGATATGAAAGATGCAGAAAAGATTATTAACAACGCTCCTAAGGAACTTCATGAGGCAGCACAGAAAATATATAAATATAACGATAATATATTGCGTATTTTAATGCATTCGGGAATGGTTAAGAAGGTTGTTTATGATGCACTTGTAAAGAAATATAAAAACTATGTTCCAATGGCTAGAGATTTTGCCGATGAAGCTGGAATAGAAAAAGGTTTTGGAATGGGAAGCAGTTTTGGAAATGTGAGAAGTGCTTTAAAATCTATTTCAGAAGCAGGTTCTACAAGACAGGTTGTAAGTCCGTTAGAAAGCATGGTTAAGAATACATATGCACTTTTAAATCTTGTGGAAAGAAATAGAGTTGGACAAACATTTACACGCCTTGCCGAAAGTGACCGAGTTGGCAGATTAATAGAAGAAGTAAATGGCACCGCGGCAACCAAAGATAGTACATTTTCTGTATGGGTAGATGGTGAAAAGAAAGTATATCAAACTACGCCAGAGGTTTATCGTGCGATTATGTCCGTTAACAAAGATAGTGCGAATATTATTACAAAGTTATTAGGTCCGCCAGCTAGTTTATTGCGTGCTGGTGCAACTCTTATGCCAGATTTCGCAATCAAAAATATTATGCGTGATACTTTTGGTGCAGCTGTATTTTCACGTTATGGATTTAGACCAGTTGTCGACCATGCAATTGGGTTATTCCACATGGCGAAACAAGACCAATTATTTCATGAGTACAAAGCTTCAGGTGCTTTGATGAGTACAATGGTAGGCCTTGATCGTAATTATATTCAAGGTTCATTGAAAGGTTTATATAAAAAAGATATGGCGCATTACTGGCACCATTATAATCCTGTACAGATGCTCAGAGGATTTTCCGAAGCATTAGAAACAGCAACAAGATTAGGTGAATATAGCAGAGCTAAAAGCAAAGGCGTTTCTATTGAAGACGCGGCTTTATCTGCTAGAGATATCTCTCTTGATTTTAGCAAGCATGGTGTATATGGTAAAACTGTTAATAAAGCCGTGGCTTTTTTTAATGCAGGAGTTCAGGAGCCAGCCAGAATCATACAGGCTTTTAAAGAGGACCCGGCAGGGACAAGTGCAAGAATCGGCTTATATATAACATTACCGTCTGTTGTTTTGTGGACTATGAATCATGATCAAGAATGGTATAAAGAATTGCCGGATTATCAGAAAAATTTATTTTGGATTTTTAAAGCTGGGGATACTGTTTGTAGAATTCCAAAACCTTTTGGGTTAGGTGTTGTGTTTGGATCCTTACCAGAAAGAACTCTTGACTGGATGATAGATAAACGGCCGGATGCAATGAAAAAATGGGCAGTAGCTGCTAAGGATGCATTTGTTCCTAACTTCATGCCAACTGCAGCAGCACCTTTGCTTGAATGGGTTACAAATTATTCATTTTTTTCAGGGCGGGATATTGTTCCACAAAAAGAGCAAAAACTTCCTGATGCTATGCAATTTGGTCCGAATACCTCTGAACTTGCAAAAATCATTGGAAAACATTTTGATTTATCGCCAAGAAAAATAGATAATCTTATCTCTGGGTATGGCGCCGGTATGGCAAATCAGACACTGAATGCTGCTGATGCGCTCATGGGGAAGAGAGAATATCAAAATCCATTCAGTAAAGCGTTTGTCGTTGATCCATTAAAAAGTCCTCAATCTATTCAAGATTTCTATGAAAAGTTGAATGAGTCAGAGAAAGTCTATAATGGGGCTAAGATCGCCAAAGAAAGACCGAGTAGTGATGATTTACGTAACTACAACAGATTAAAAGCGGCAAATAAAATTA
- a CDS encoding Hint domain-containing protein, translating to MVMRGKEVWTETDLSRVSSGAGKHVHFKGKGSSSTTTRSIPAQTQNEATLENGLMKYNTTGLNNASNILNNGINAIGNTVNTDWNSLSKSYNDTMNNVSSGYNDLANGNLPSSYANARQQALTNDMNASVGNAISNLGSRGILNSSVTNNALNNIGQNVSNTLADNYTNDLNTYANILNQQAGNAGNLLSNNAAAEQSSYYKPSALLSYSSQLSTPSQNMYNTMYGGRMGTGSTTQTSNDGGASAWGAVGSLGSAMIACFVGGTKIKTIDGEKDIRDVHIGDLVYSLDDNDLPCEKTVIEVLPAHMSDILRIIFENGTVIETTESQRFYTSPWFEYVGRMEKPAINIKGKKVKVIKVENTGRQDLVYDFVVSDRNIFFANEIAVEGFGD from the coding sequence ATGGTAATGCGAGGAAAAGAAGTATGGACAGAAACTGATTTAAGCAGGGTATCCAGTGGAGCAGGGAAACATGTACATTTCAAAGGTAAAGGAAGTTCATCTACTACTACGCGAAGCATTCCGGCTCAAACGCAGAATGAAGCGACCTTAGAAAATGGTTTAATGAAGTATAATACTACGGGCTTAAACAACGCCAGCAACATTTTAAATAATGGTATAAATGCAATTGGTAATACAGTAAACACGGATTGGAACTCATTGTCCAAATCATATAACGATACCATGAATAATGTGTCTTCTGGTTATAATGATCTTGCCAATGGAAATTTGCCAAGTTCATACGCAAATGCTAGACAACAAGCACTAACCAATGATATGAATGCCAGTGTAGGGAATGCGATTTCAAATTTAGGTAGTCGTGGAATATTAAACAGCAGCGTGACAAACAACGCACTCAATAACATTGGTCAAAATGTATCAAATACCTTGGCAGATAATTATACAAATGACTTAAATACGTACGCTAATATATTGAATCAGCAAGCTGGGAATGCAGGAAATTTGTTAAGTAATAATGCTGCAGCCGAGCAGAGTTCTTATTATAAACCTTCTGCACTCTTATCTTATTCCTCTCAATTATCTACTCCCTCACAAAACATGTATAACACAATGTATGGTGGTCGTATGGGTACTGGATCAACTACGCAAACCTCAAATGACGGTGGTGCATCTGCATGGGGCGCAGTTGGATCTCTTGGTTCTGCAATGATAGCATGTTTTGTTGGTGGAACAAAAATAAAGACAATAGATGGTGAAAAAGATATTCGTGATGTTCATATAGGAGATTTGGTTTATTCACTTGATGATAATGATTTGCCTTGCGAGAAAACAGTCATTGAAGTTCTACCTGCACATATGAGTGACATTCTTAGAATTATATTTGAAAATGGTACAGTTATTGAAACAACTGAGTCACAGCGATTCTATACTTCTCCTTGGTTTGAGTATGTAGGCAGAATGGAAAAGCCGGCAATCAATATTAAAGGTAAAAAAGTTAAAGTTATAAAAGTTGAGAATACGGGAAGGCAAGATCTTGTATATGACTTTGTTGTTTCTGACCGAAATATTTTCTTTGCCAATGAAATTGCGGTAGAGGGGTTTGGTGACTGA
- a CDS encoding N4-gp56 family major capsid protein, with translation MNLAYKIDLQLFKDTTVPVSLIQKAWAKDLWTAAMKELYFNKFMGEGPEFIIHKLTNLKKEAGDRIIIPLLLKLTGEGVYDDADVEGNEEELRFHDFMVEVHEIAHAVRLKGKFEEQKTQIDLRKAAKTGLQTWLQEKLDAMIFAALTKDPTTDRLLLAGGKTAEGAVVAGDVFSAAMIGKAKRLAQLSNPKIRPVMVNGKKHWVMIIHPYQSRDLKNDPVWISAQENAGVRGSENPIFSGALGIYDDIVIHEHENIAITKTGANGTPVGHSLLLGAQAAAMAVAQEANWEEKKFNYNKRVGFEVDTILGVEKAVFNETDFATVQLLTSAIAD, from the coding sequence ATGAATCTTGCTTATAAAATCGATTTACAACTTTTTAAAGATACAACAGTACCAGTTTCTTTAATCCAGAAAGCCTGGGCAAAAGATTTATGGACTGCCGCAATGAAAGAACTTTACTTCAATAAGTTCATGGGTGAGGGACCTGAATTCATTATTCACAAACTGACCAATTTAAAGAAAGAAGCTGGAGACAGGATCATTATACCTTTACTATTAAAACTTACAGGTGAAGGTGTATATGATGATGCTGATGTGGAAGGCAACGAAGAAGAATTACGATTCCATGATTTTATGGTTGAAGTTCATGAAATTGCACATGCCGTTCGGCTAAAAGGGAAATTCGAAGAACAAAAAACGCAAATTGATTTAAGAAAGGCTGCCAAAACTGGTCTACAGACATGGCTGCAAGAAAAGTTAGATGCTATGATTTTTGCAGCATTAACGAAAGATCCTACAACAGATAGACTACTTTTGGCTGGTGGTAAAACAGCAGAAGGCGCAGTTGTTGCTGGCGATGTGTTTAGTGCTGCAATGATAGGTAAGGCGAAACGTCTTGCTCAATTGTCTAATCCTAAGATCCGTCCTGTCATGGTGAATGGTAAAAAACATTGGGTAATGATTATTCATCCGTATCAGTCTCGTGACTTGAAAAACGATCCAGTTTGGATTAGTGCGCAAGAAAATGCCGGTGTTCGTGGTAGTGAAAATCCGATTTTCTCTGGTGCGTTAGGTATCTATGATGACATTGTTATTCATGAACATGAAAACATTGCAATCACTAAAACGGGCGCTAATGGAACTCCGGTTGGGCATTCATTATTACTAGGCGCACAAGCGGCAGCTATGGCCGTTGCACAAGAAGCCAACTGGGAAGAAAAGAAATTCAATTATAATAAAAGAGTCGGTTTTGAAGTTGATACAATTTTAGGTGTTGAAAAAGCGGTATTTAACGAAACAGATTTTGCAACTGTACAACTTTTAACTTCCGCTATTGCTGACTAA